The window GGCCGACTGCGTGATGCGCAGTAGTGCGACCTCGTGCGCGGTCGGCAGCGGTAGCGGGTCGCCGGTGAGGTGGAAGCGGGCGGCGATCCGATGGCGGGCACTGGTGGTGGCGCACAGGCGCTCCAGAGCATCGGCCAGGGTGGCGCCTTCCAGGGCGGGCGGGGCGAGGGCGGCGACGAAGCGGCGGGCCTCGGCGAGGTTGTCGACGGCGGCCTGGCGCGCCTGGTCGACGTAGCGGGCGGCGCTTTCAGGGGTGCCGGGCAGGGCTCGTTCGGCAGCGCGCAGCAGCAGCTGGATGCTGGTGAGACCCTGGGCCAGGGTGTCGTGGATCTCGCGGGCCAGACGTTCGCGCTCGGACAGCACGCCGGCGGTGTGCTGGGCGGCAGCCAAATCGGCGCGGGTGGCAGTGAGCTCCTCGATCAGGTGCCGGCGTTGTTCGCTCTCCAGGTACAAGGCCTGATACCCCCACACCACCGCCACCGCCACGGCGGCGCCGAGGGCCGGACCGATCGCCATCGCAGCGCTGAAAGTGCCTTGATGGGCGGCGAAGCCTGCGACAGCGGCCAGTCCGGTGGCCGCCACGGCGGCCAGTGCGGCGCGGCGGGCCAGCAGGTGGAGCTGGAGAAAGTACAGCGGGAAGGCCACCCACACCCCGTCGGCGGACAGCGCCAGCAGCACCAACCAGACGGTGCCTACGGCGCCCAGCCACAGGGCGGCGGCCGGCCGCGAGCGGCTGACGCGTGGCAGGAGCGGGCCGGCCGCGTAGACGAGGCCGCATGCCGCGGCCGCGGCGACGATCCATCCGGCGTGCGGGCGGTCATCGGCCACGGCCCGGCCGGCGGCCAGGGCGAGCAAGCCGATGACCAGCAGGTGCAGGCACCAGGCCAGGGCTCTGGTGGTGGGGGTCAATGCGGGGGCGGTGGTGTTCACAGTCCTTCCACCCTAAGGAGAAACCCTCTGCGCGGCTTCCATCGAAAGTTACAACCGGTCTGCCGCCTTTCGATGCGCCAAGTGCTGTCCTGGGCCGGATGCCCCTGGGGAGGGTTGGCAGCGACGGTGGGGACCTACCGATTCCGCCCATGAAAGAGCAGGTCCAAGCCGTGTTCGTCGCCTGGAGAGACCTGAAATTCGCCAAAGGGCGCTTCGCCCTGATGGGCACCGTCATCGTGCTGATCACCCTGCTGGTCGGGCTGCTGTCCGGACTGACCGCCGGACTGGGTCAGCAGAACATCTC is drawn from Streptomyces sp. NBC_01717 and contains these coding sequences:
- a CDS encoding sensor histidine kinase, with protein sequence MNTTAPALTPTTRALAWCLHLLVIGLLALAAGRAVADDRPHAGWIVAAAAACGLVYAAGPLLPRVSRSRPAAALWLGAVGTVWLVLLALSADGVWVAFPLYFLQLHLLARRAALAAVAATGLAAVAGFAAHQGTFSAAMAIGPALGAAVAVAVVWGYQALYLESEQRRHLIEELTATRADLAAAQHTAGVLSERERLAREIHDTLAQGLTSIQLLLRAAERALPGTPESAARYVDQARQAAVDNLAEARRFVAALAPPALEGATLADALERLCATTSARHRIAARFHLTGDPLPLPTAHEVALLRITQSALGNTVRHAKATAAEVTLSYLGDHVAVDIVDDGRGFDPYHLPVPDPETGGFGLAAMRTRVHALSGTLIIESTPGHGTALAAQLPLTPSVETESEARP